From Anopheles darlingi chromosome 2, idAnoDarlMG_H_01, whole genome shotgun sequence, the proteins below share one genomic window:
- the LOC125948831 gene encoding uncharacterized protein LOC125948831: MGEESVERSEGTQRLQTHVADYSPVRQHHQGSPAPPPDDEDVEGDVDAQQDEVVRVIPKGRDPLPTDQQTKNGLPAAPNKVQSASASVVLEREKITEDRHKPKTTEEMEEDDRGHPNEANGTAALLPRNGSAIICRSSSNAMMQQQQQQQQQNQTNAGTGKTKDQQPYRAPEEGDRDPENPDDDDDGEYELVPPDGGWGWLVLAGSMLVNILVPGTIKSFGVLFVEFLEAFQASPSSAAWIPALCYFLYSSLGPLSSILSVKYSYRTVTIVGGTFAAVGMIITYWATSVNYLYISYGVLVGTGAGLAFPPTVYIVTSYFVRLRGLANGLCISGSALGSIILPPVLRYLLVTFGYRGACLIMGGITLNVWVAAIFYEPVEKHLKRVRKAPPSDDEDEMEGNMRQAADGVLGERSNVILEECESNETDPTAESLVNGEAGVGGEALQQQNPAQPQALTIKPKFAIMGDDTPTISTPTLEHKSPDIFRFNPKNGLIDSFARSVSAAAVPYGRDEQQGGGGGGGGGSQRQRKISTPIKEEHRNLTFTSQLSSNSFLNNETAGSFFRLNRLNSIRSGIGAVGNATGAAGGAGGHPRQPKRSPSTSSFQYMSTPFHGSTLSTHQPREFASHLSLRSFGGSVSRSATKPAKDASGKDSEKTGKGKNGKDSKAQSFFDLSLLSDPTYLVILISNSTNAIGYTNFIILLPAYAITLGFDKSRAAYLLSIVSTLDLVGRIGGSALSDTNLIPKTWYFVGGLSISGLALALLPTVDTYTMVSVFCGLFGLASGTYVGITAVIMADMLGTERLTSSYGISLFVNGILQLIGPPICGLIFEQMGRYQPLFTTLGFILLSGSALWGFMPLINRQKRRKLQLERQREAELKQQQQQQQSMLTDDRGEREDGVLLQDKSLVA, translated from the exons ATGGGTGAGGAAAGCGTAGAGCGGAGCGAAGGCACCCAGCGCCTCCAAACGCACGTGGCCGACTATAGCCCGGtgcggcagcatcatcaaggATCCCCAGCGCCACCACCCGATGACGAGGATGTAGAAGGCGATGTTGACGCACAGCAGGATGAGGTCGTCCGGGTGATCCCGAAAGGGCGCG ATCCACTGCCAACCGATCAGCAGACAAAGAATGGCCTGCCAGCTGCGCCAAACAAAGTGCAATCAGCTTCAGCATCGGTGGTTCTGGAGCGCGAAAAAATCACCGAAGACCGGCACAAACCGAAGACGACTGAGGAAATGGAAGAGGACGACAGGGGACACCCGAATGAGGCCAACGGTACGGCCGCACTACTACCACGCAACGGCAGTGCCATCATCTGTCGAAGCAGCTCCAACGccatgatgcagcagcagcagcagcagcagcaacaaaaccaaacgaatgcCGGCACTGGTAAAACCAAAGATCAACAACCTTACCGTGCACCGGAAGAAGGGGACCGTGATCCCGAGAAtccggacgatgatgacgacggagaGTACGAATTGGTGCCACCGGACGGTGGCTGGGGTTGGCTGGTACTGGCCGGATCGATGCTCGTCAACATCCTCGTGCCCGGTACGATCAAGAGCTTCGGCGTGTTGTTTGTGGAGTTTCTGGAAGCGTTCCAAGCGTCACCATCCTCGGCGGCCTGGATACCGGCACTGTGCTACTTCCTGTACAGCTCGCTAGGGCCACTATCCAGCATACTGTCGGTGAAGTACAGCTACCGCACGGTGACGATTGTCGGTGGAACGTTTGCGGCTGTCGGCATGATAATTACGTACTGGGCGACTTCCGTGAACTATCTGTACATCAGCTACGGCGTGCTGGTAGGGACGGGCGCAGGACTCGCCTTTCCTCCGACGGTGTACATCGTAACGTCGTACTTTGTAAGACTGCGTGGCCTTGCGAATGGTTTGTGCATCTCGGGCAGTGCCCTTGGATCGATCATCTTACCACCGGTGCTACGCTATTTATTGGTTACCTTTGGATACCGTGGGGCCTGTCTGATCATGGGCGGTATCACGCTGAACGTTTGGGTGGCCGCCATCTTCTACGAGCCGGTTGAGAAGCATTTGAAGCGTGTCCGAAAGGCACCACCttcggatgatgaggatgaaatGGAGGGCAACATGCGGCAGGCCGCAGACGGTGTTCTCGGTGAGCGTAGCAATGTGATCCTGGAGGAGTGTGAATCGAATGAAACCGATCCGACCGCCGAATCGTTGGTTAACGGGGAGGCAGGTGTTGGCGGCGAGGcactacagcagcagaatcCGGCCCAACCGCAGGCGCTGACCATTAAACCCAAATTTGCCATCATGGGTGATGATACGCCGACTATCTCAACACCGACGCTCGAGCACAAATCGCCCGACATCTTCCGGTTTAATCCGAAGAACGGACTAATCGACAGTTTTGCCCGCAGCGTGTCTGCGGCGGCCGTTCCGTATGGGCGTGATGAACagcaaggtggtggtggtggtggtggtggaggtagcCAGAGGCAGCGCAAGATTAGCACACCGATCAAAGAGGAACACCGCAACCTGACCTTCACCAGCCAACTAAGTTCGAACTCGTTCCTAAATAATGAAACGGCCGGATCGTTCTTCCGGCTAAATCGTCTCAACTCGATCCGTAGTGGTATCGGTGCGGTGGGCAATGCAACGGGtgcggctggtggtgccggtggtcatCCGCGACAACCGAAACGGTCTCCCTCGACTAGCAGCTTTCAGTATATGAGTACACCGTTCCATGGAAGCACACTGTCGACGCATCAGCCGAGGGAGTTCGCCTCGCACCTGTCGCTACGATCGTTCGGTGGCAGCGTGTCCCGTTCGGCGACCAAACCTGCAAAGGATGCATCGGGAAAGGATAGTGAGAAGACCGGTAAAGGAAAGAATGGCAAGGACAGTAAGGCACAGTCGTTCTTCGATCTATCGTTGCTCTCCGATCCGACCTATCTCGTTATCCTGATCTCGAATTCGACCAATGCGATCGGTTACACGAACTTTATCATCCTGCTGCCAGCGTACGCGATCACGCTCGGGTTCGACAAAAGTCGGGCCGCCTATCTGTTGTCGATCGTGTCGACGCTCGACCTGGTCGGTCGTATCGGTGGTTCCGCTCTGTCCGATACCAATCTCATCCCGAAAACGTGGTACTTTGTCGGTGGGCTGTCCATATCGGGCCTAGCGCTTGCCCTGCTACCCACAGTCGATACCTACACGATGGTGAGCGTGTTCTGTGGACTGTTCGGTTTGGCATCCGGTACGTACGTTGGCATTACGGCCGTCATCATGGCCGATATGCTCGGTACGGAGCGGCTCACCTCGTCCTATGGTATCAGCCTGTTTGTGAACGGCATTCTGCAGCTCATCGGTCCACCAATCTGTGGTTTGATCTTCGAGCAGATGGGCCGCTACCAGCCGTTGTTTACCACGCTCGGTTTCATTTTGCTCAGTGGTTCGGCCCTGTGGGGTTTCATGCCACTTATTAACCGCCAAAAGCGACGAAAGCTGCAGCTCGAACGCCAACGGGAAGCGGAActgaaacagcaacagcagcagcagcaatcgatgtTGACCGATGATCGGGGCGAGCGCGAAGATGGTGTTCTGTTGCAGGACAAATCCTTGGTGGCTTAA